A single Pseudochaenichthys georgianus chromosome 10, fPseGeo1.2, whole genome shotgun sequence DNA region contains:
- the LOC139434668 gene encoding zinc finger protein 583-like — protein METEADEDDSRGSEPARNSDPESSLQPKTEDHTGDSSEDTDDSSEPDTEDSADWKETREPASGSNSLKNRQESVSDPRRSAEKKPFKCSVCKKAFRYRRDLNQHMRIHTGEKPHSCSVCEKAFSQNTHLKRHMKVHTGEKAHSCSVCKKAFSHSRSLKEHMKVHTGEKAHSCSVRKKGFSLSGNLKKHMVFHTGEKPHICSVCKKAFSRSGNLKEHMRVHTGEKPHICSVCKKAFSQSRSLKAHMRVHTGEKPHICSVCKKAFSQSGRLKEHMKVHTGEKAHSCSVCKKAFSLSGNLKKHMVFHTREKPHICSVCKKAFSLSGNLKKHMIFHTGEKPHICSVCKKAFSQSGNLKEHMRVHTGEKPHICSVCKKAFSQSRSLKAHMRVHTGEKPHICSVCKKAFSQSGSLKEHMRVHTGEDIYSSNVCDKRSKWHGHF, from the coding sequence atggaaacagaagctgatgaagATGACTCTCGAGGatcagaaccagccaggaactcggatccagagagcagtttacaaccaaagactgaggaccacactggagactcttctgaagacaCTGATGattcttctgaacctgacactgaagacagtgctgattggaaggagaccagagaacctgcctcaggctcaaactcactgaaaaatagacaagaatctgtcagtgatccCCGAcgtagtgctgaaaagaaaccattcaaatgctcagtctgtaagaaagcttttagatataGAAGAGATCTAAAtcaacacatgagaatccatacaggagagaaaccacacagctgctcggtttgtgagaaagctttttcacagaatacacatttaaagagacacatgaaagtccacacaggagagaaagcacacagctgctcagtctgtaagaaagctttttcacacagtagaagtttaaaggaacacatgaaagtccacacaggagagaaagcacacagctgctcagtccgTAAGAAAGGTTTTTCACTGAGTGGaaatttaaagaaacacatggtattccacacaggagagaaaccacacatctgctcagtctgtaagaaagctttttcacggagtggaaatttaaaggaacacatgagagtccacacaggagagaaaccacacatctgttcagtctgtaagaaagctttttcacagagtcgaagtttaaaggcacacatgagagtccacacaggagagaaaccacacatctgctcagtctgtaagaaagccttttcacagagtggacgtttaaaggaacacatgaaagtccacacaggagagaaagcacacagctgctcagtctgtaagaaagctttttcactgagtggaaatttaaagaaacacatggtATTCCACACAAgagagaaaccacacatctgctcagtctgtaagaaagctttttcactgagtggaaatttaaagaaacacatgatattccacacaggagagaaaccacacatctgctcagtctgtaagaaagctttttcacagagtggaaatttaaaggaacacatgagagtccacacaggagagaaaccacacatctgttcagtctgtaagaaagctttttcacagagtcgaagtttaaaggcacacatgagagtccacacaggagagaaaccacacatctgctcagtctgtaagaaagccttttcacagagtggaagtttaaaggaacacatgagagtccacacaggagaggataTATACAGCTCcaatgtttgtgacaaaagatcTAAATGGCATGGTCATTTCTAA
- the LOC117453948 gene encoding uncharacterized protein isoform X2, with translation MRDITFPYITEEYLQGYREHYEGIDPTVSNHKTASTFGEAQLYLTIEEFGWMKRWLDIKETLTCTQNRYFLYTAGKNPSRNLAYFLRLAWADVGLKCPINFTDLRTVHADNTKRFQDPGNRQRVSDFMCHKTATADTFYFKNPSLKEAADIRLLFTESLQAAAAALEEPSDNEEGGSEDNLGDIDSDSDSSGEEHIPIPYQESPNASSEMSDEDFYLNFNAWRAAKREQSMAEHSPSDMGEERVPDSAPTSPDTDIVTSAQASDQLANMQCVIQISPLVLDE, from the coding sequence gtaagcaACCACAAGACGGCCAGCACGTTCGGGGaagcgcagctgtacctcaccatagaagaatttggatggatgaagaggtggctggatATAAAGGAgacgctgacctgcacccagaaCCGCTACTTCCTATACACAGCGGGGAAGAACCCGTCGAGGAACCTTGCCTACTTcctgaggttggcatgggctgatgtgggACTAAAAtgtcccattaacttcaccgacctccgcacagtccacgcAGATAATACGAAGAGGTTTCAGGATCcaggcaaccgccaaagagtgagtgattttatgtgtcacaaaactgcaactgcggacacattttatttcaagaatccttctttgaaggaggctgcggacatacggctgctcttcacagagtcactgcaagcagcggcagcagcattaGAAGAACCATCAGACAATGAAGAAGGGGGGAGTGAAGACAATTTGGGGGACATTGACAGTGACAGTGAcagctctggagaggagcaTATCCCCATTCCCTACCAAGAATCCCCCAATGCTTCATCAGAGATGTCAGATGAAGACTTCTACTTAAACTTCAATGCTTGGAGAGCGGCGAAGAGGGAACAGTCAATGGCCGAACATAGTCCCTCAGAtatgggtgaagagagggtgccagACTCTGCACCAACTTCACCCGATACAGACATTGTTACCAGTGCACAAGCCAGTGACCAACTTGCAAATATGCAATGCGTTATTCAAATCAGTCCCCTTGTGCTGGATGAGTGA